The Mesorhizobium loti genome includes a region encoding these proteins:
- a CDS encoding 6,7-dimethyl-8-ribityllumazine synthase, whose protein sequence is MNQHSHKDYEPVRIAVIRARWHADIVDQCVQAFEAELASLGGDRFTVDVFDVPGAYEIPLHAKTLAGTGRYAAILGTAFVVNGGIYRHEFVASAVIDGMMNVQLSTGVPVLSAVLTPHNYHDSAEHHRFFFEHFTVKGKEAANACVQLLAARELIAA, encoded by the coding sequence ATGAATCAGCATTCCCACAAAGACTACGAACCTGTTCGCATCGCCGTTATCAGGGCGCGCTGGCATGCCGACATCGTCGACCAGTGCGTGCAGGCCTTCGAAGCTGAACTGGCCTCTCTCGGAGGCGATCGCTTCACCGTCGATGTCTTCGACGTGCCGGGCGCCTATGAAATCCCCCTGCATGCCAAGACCTTGGCCGGGACCGGCCGCTATGCCGCGATCCTCGGTACCGCCTTTGTCGTCAATGGCGGCATCTACCGGCACGAGTTCGTCGCCAGCGCAGTGATCGACGGCATGATGAACGTGCAGCTGTCGACCGGTGTGCCGGTGCTGTCGGCGGTGCTCACCCCGCACAACTACCACGACAGCGCCGAGCACCACCGCTTCTTCTTCGAGCACTTCACCGTCAAGGGCAAGGAAGCGGCCAATGCCTGCGTGCAGCTCCTGGCGGCGCGGGAGTTGATCGCGGCGTGA
- a CDS encoding sterol desaturase family protein, with translation MLRSQPLYQSGLLQLACAGATVFDLFDLIDPKAIVIVFMIFVPLEHLLPLHEGRLYLRRALSTDLLHLFVTGVLFKIGFLILIAGCMVGINSAVPNLVGQTIRTQPFWLQTIEVIVVSDLGFYLAHRLLHAVPFLWRFHAIHHSIEELDALAAHRVHPLDQLFVKAASLLPIYALGFAVGPFIVAGVIYHWQALLIHSNIKIGFGPLKWVVASPLFHHWHHANERQAFDKNFAGQLSIIDALFGTMYMPEAMPSKYGTDEPVPDAYLGQLAYPFSRPAERVVLQISELTHDQPN, from the coding sequence ATGTTGCGATCGCAGCCGTTGTATCAATCTGGGTTGCTTCAGCTCGCATGTGCGGGGGCGACAGTGTTTGATCTGTTTGACCTGATCGACCCAAAGGCGATCGTGATCGTCTTCATGATTTTCGTTCCGCTGGAGCACCTGTTGCCTCTGCATGAGGGGCGGCTGTACCTGCGTCGAGCGCTTTCAACCGACCTTCTGCATCTGTTTGTGACCGGAGTTCTCTTCAAAATCGGCTTTCTGATCCTGATCGCTGGCTGCATGGTAGGCATCAACTCGGCTGTGCCAAACCTGGTCGGCCAAACTATCCGGACCCAGCCGTTCTGGCTTCAGACGATCGAGGTGATCGTTGTGTCGGATCTCGGCTTCTACCTCGCTCACAGGCTGCTCCACGCCGTCCCGTTCCTGTGGCGCTTTCATGCGATCCATCACAGCATCGAAGAACTCGATGCTCTTGCTGCCCACCGTGTCCACCCCTTGGACCAACTGTTCGTCAAGGCGGCGTCGCTCCTGCCGATCTATGCCCTCGGGTTCGCTGTCGGGCCTTTCATCGTTGCTGGAGTGATCTACCACTGGCAGGCGCTGTTGATTCACTCGAACATCAAGATCGGATTTGGGCCGCTGAAATGGGTGGTCGCCTCGCCACTCTTCCACCACTGGCACCACGCCAACGAACGCCAGGCTTTCGACAAGAATTTCGCTGGCCAGCTCTCCATCATCGATGCGTTGTTCGGCACCATGTACATGCCCGAAGCCATGCCGTCGAAATATGGAACCGACGAGCCGGTGCCCGATGCCTACCTTGGACAACTCGCCTATCCATTCAGCCGACCAGCAGAGAGGGTGGTCTTGCAGATATCGGAGTTGACTCATGATCAGCCAAATTGA
- a CDS encoding isoprenylcysteine carboxylmethyltransferase family protein, producing MISQIEDFAGRAAILVIFTFLMVWETGTIGGIFHAETLDGWSLILTSRIAAFIFLGCSLLFTLVRLPAKSSAAGLAPRVVSIAGTFVMSLLVVLPIGDVPTEVRLFGTTMIVVGTLLSIYCLIWLGRSFSMMATARKLVTAGPYSIVRHPLYAAEAITMIGVIIANWSVSSVTVGACWFALQYRRALNEEHVLRAAFPEYQKYAERVPMLVPHSRTLSTR from the coding sequence ATGATCAGCCAAATTGAAGACTTCGCCGGTCGGGCCGCGATCCTCGTTATCTTCACGTTTTTGATGGTGTGGGAGACCGGGACAATAGGCGGGATATTTCACGCTGAGACTCTCGATGGATGGTCTCTGATACTGACCTCACGCATCGCGGCCTTCATATTCCTAGGTTGCTCGCTCTTGTTTACGCTGGTGAGGCTGCCAGCGAAATCAAGTGCGGCCGGGCTTGCTCCCCGCGTCGTCTCCATCGCGGGAACTTTTGTCATGTCCCTCCTGGTCGTACTGCCGATCGGAGATGTGCCGACAGAAGTCCGATTGTTTGGCACCACGATGATCGTGGTGGGGACGCTGCTTTCGATCTATTGCCTGATCTGGCTGGGACGATCGTTTTCCATGATGGCAACAGCTCGAAAGCTCGTCACGGCAGGACCTTACAGTATCGTCAGGCATCCACTTTATGCGGCGGAGGCGATCACCATGATTGGTGTGATCATAGCCAACTGGTCGGTCTCGTCGGTGACGGTGGGCGCTTGCTGGTTTGCACTCCAATACCGGCGAGCCTTGAACGAGGAACATGTGCTGCGAGCTGCATTCCCTGAATACCAGAAATATGCCGAGCGCGTGCCTATGCTGGTTCCACATTCACGCACTCTCTCCACCCGATGA
- a CDS encoding fructose-bisphosphate aldolase class II yields the protein MARITLRQLLDHAAEYGYGVPAFNMNNMEQGLAIMEAAEETKSPVILQASRGARAYANDVVLAKLIDALVEIHPDIPVCMHLDHGNNEATCVTAIQYGFTSVMMDGSLKEDGKSPADYAYNSGITKRVVDMAHWGGVSVEGEIGVLGSLESGGGEQEDGHGVEGAISHDQLLTDPEQAVEFVKDTHVDALAVAMGTSHGAYKFSRKPDGAVLAMNVIEEIHRRLPNMHLVMHGSSSVPEDLQEIINKYGGQMKPTWGVPVEEIQRGIKHGVRKINIDTDNRMALTGAIRKVLTENPSEFDPRKYLTPAMAAMRKLCKERFEQFGTAGNAQKIKPLPVAEMAKRYKSGSLDPKFG from the coding sequence GTGGCTCGCATAACACTGAGACAATTGCTCGACCACGCCGCCGAATACGGCTATGGCGTACCCGCTTTCAACATGAACAACATGGAACAGGGCCTCGCCATCATGGAGGCCGCCGAGGAGACCAAGTCGCCGGTCATCCTGCAGGCAAGCCGTGGCGCGCGCGCCTATGCCAATGACGTGGTGCTGGCCAAGCTGATCGACGCGCTGGTCGAAATCCATCCCGACATTCCGGTCTGCATGCATCTGGACCATGGCAACAACGAAGCCACCTGCGTCACCGCCATCCAGTACGGCTTCACCTCGGTCATGATGGACGGGTCGCTGAAGGAAGATGGCAAGTCGCCGGCCGACTACGCTTACAATTCCGGCATCACCAAGCGTGTCGTCGACATGGCGCATTGGGGCGGCGTGTCCGTCGAAGGCGAGATCGGCGTGCTCGGCTCGCTGGAGAGCGGCGGCGGCGAACAGGAAGACGGCCACGGCGTCGAAGGCGCGATCAGCCACGACCAGCTTTTGACCGATCCCGAACAGGCGGTCGAATTCGTCAAGGACACCCATGTCGATGCGCTGGCGGTTGCCATGGGCACCAGCCATGGCGCCTACAAATTCTCGCGCAAGCCCGACGGCGCGGTGCTGGCCATGAACGTCATCGAGGAGATCCACCGCCGCCTGCCGAACATGCATCTGGTCATGCACGGCTCGTCCTCGGTGCCGGAGGATCTGCAGGAGATCATCAACAAATATGGCGGCCAGATGAAGCCGACCTGGGGTGTTCCGGTCGAGGAAATCCAGCGCGGCATCAAGCACGGCGTGCGCAAGATCAACATCGACACCGACAACCGCATGGCGCTGACCGGCGCCATCCGCAAGGTGCTGACCGAGAATCCGAGCGAGTTCGATCCGCGCAAGTACCTGACGCCGGCCATGGCCGCCATGCGCAAGCTCTGCAAGGAGCGCTTCGAACAGTTCGGCACCGCCGGCAACGCGCAGAAGATCAAGCCGCTGCCGGTCGCGGAGATGGCCAAGCGGTATAAGTCTGGCAGTCTCGACCCGAAGTTTGGGTGA
- a CDS encoding MFS transporter, which translates to MSNIDQVAPLTARAPIPALAYLLTGCIAVIGSNSLVLGPIAPAVASSFGTSVPAVMIAAAAFGLGTSASALFLARYIDRLGARRMLQGALLLLALALVASAAAPTVILLVAAQLLAGIAAGIAMPAIYASAAAIAPPGRESGTIGVVLTGWTLSMVAGVSLSAVLADLVHWRAVFAAVAVLAALAWVGLTVTSLSDIRKAGSAPAPLEALGIPGIVPLLIACAAFMTAFYGVYGYLGDHLHVGLGEPVSANGLAALAYGVGFGMAALLDGVIDRIGARRVMPFAYLLVAAVYVAIAATSNSFSLTLAMVALWGLANHFGLNVLVMRLSALDPSRRGTIMGLNSAVTYLAVFVGTTSFGPLYSNFGFAVCAMVAALLTLVAASAAAWRTR; encoded by the coding sequence ATGTCGAACATTGATCAAGTTGCACCATTGACTGCCCGAGCACCGATTCCGGCGCTTGCCTATCTGTTGACGGGCTGCATCGCGGTCATCGGCTCGAACTCGCTTGTGCTGGGTCCGATTGCACCGGCTGTCGCCTCGTCGTTCGGCACCAGCGTGCCGGCCGTGATGATTGCGGCGGCCGCGTTCGGCCTCGGCACCTCCGCAAGCGCCCTGTTCCTGGCCCGCTACATCGACCGGCTCGGCGCCCGCCGGATGCTGCAGGGCGCCCTGTTGCTGCTGGCACTGGCGCTGGTTGCAAGCGCCGCGGCACCCACGGTGATCCTGCTGGTCGCCGCACAGCTGCTCGCCGGCATCGCTGCCGGCATCGCCATGCCGGCGATCTATGCCAGCGCCGCGGCCATCGCTCCGCCCGGCCGTGAAAGCGGCACGATCGGCGTCGTGCTGACCGGATGGACGCTCAGCATGGTGGCCGGCGTCTCGCTGTCGGCCGTGCTTGCCGATCTCGTGCATTGGCGTGCCGTCTTTGCCGCGGTCGCGGTGCTTGCGGCCCTTGCATGGGTGGGGCTGACAGTGACCTCGCTCAGCGACATCAGGAAGGCCGGGTCGGCGCCCGCCCCGCTGGAGGCCCTTGGCATCCCCGGCATCGTCCCGCTTCTGATCGCTTGCGCCGCCTTCATGACCGCCTTCTACGGTGTCTATGGCTATCTCGGCGACCATCTTCATGTCGGGCTGGGAGAGCCGGTCAGCGCCAATGGGCTGGCGGCGCTTGCCTATGGCGTGGGTTTCGGCATGGCAGCACTTCTCGACGGTGTCATCGACCGGATCGGCGCGCGCCGCGTCATGCCATTTGCCTATCTTCTCGTCGCGGCCGTCTATGTCGCGATCGCCGCGACGAGCAACAGCTTCAGCCTGACCCTGGCCATGGTCGCGCTCTGGGGACTGGCCAATCATTTCGGATTGAACGTCCTGGTGATGCGCCTGTCGGCGCTCGATCCGTCGCGGCGCGGCACGATCATGGGCTTGAACAGCGCGGTGACCTACCTCGCGGTCTTCGTCGGCACCACCAGCTTCGGACCGCTTTACTCCAACTTCGGCTTTGCTGTCTGCGCGATGGTTGCAGCGCTGCTGACGCTGGTAGCCGCATCGGCGGCGGCGTGGCGCACGCGGTAG